The genome window AAAAAATAGAAATAGAATTATTAAAATGACAACAGTTGAAGCAATAAACAATGCTAATGTAACATTAGTAGATGTTCGCGAGCCTTTTGAATTGGATACAGATGGATTTGTTCCAAATGCGATCAATATTCCATTAGGAGAAGTTCCTACGAGAGTAGAGGAGTTTAAAGAAATGTCAAGACCTATTGTGGTTTTTTGTAGAAGTGGTAACCGTTCTGGTCAAGCTGCACAATATTTACAAGCACAAGGTGTAGACGAAATTTTTAATGGAGGAGGTTTTCAGGATGTCTTAGATGTTTTGGAGAAATAATTCGTAACAATTATTATTTTATAAAAAAACCGATAAATTTTTATTTGTCGGTTTTTTTTATATATTATTGTATTTTAGATAGATATTCGTTTAAGTTAAAGCTATTTTAAAATAAATATAAAAAAATCAAAAAAAACAAGTGACCAAATAGGAATAGGTGTGTCATATAAATGTAAGCAGTTAAAATGTCAAAAGATTCTATAGAAAATATTGCAGATGACATTTTGGTGTATAAGATTGTCGAAACAAAAAATCAGCATTTGTTCGGTATATTGTATGATAGGTATGCACATACGGTATATAATAAATGTTTGAGTTTTGTAGAGGATCAAGCTGAGGCACAAGATATGACGCACGATATATTTGTAAAGTTGTTTGTAAAACTGAAAACATATCAATCAAAATCTAAATTCTCTACTTGGTTATATTCTTTTACATATAATTTTTGTGTCAATCATGTGCAACGAAAGATAAAAGAAGAAAGAAAAAATTATTCGGTAACGGATGAT of Empedobacter falsenii contains these proteins:
- a CDS encoding rhodanese-like domain-containing protein, producing MLGKIIDWIKNRNRIIKMTTVEAINNANVTLVDVREPFELDTDGFVPNAINIPLGEVPTRVEEFKEMSRPIVVFCRSGNRSGQAAQYLQAQGVDEIFNGGGFQDVLDVLEK
- a CDS encoding RNA polymerase sigma factor, translating into MSKDSIENIADDILVYKIVETKNQHLFGILYDRYAHTVYNKCLSFVEDQAEAQDMTHDIFVKLFVKLKTYQSKSKFSTWLYSFTYNFCVNHVQRKIKEERKNYSVTDDLVDNYNDEIIDDKEIFELKIEKLTQSLKELDVEEKSILLMKYQDEFSIKEISETLEIGESATKMRLNRAKNRLLKIYNAL